The genomic window GTATTTGGATTTTTAATTTCATCAAATCTTTTTACTAAAGAATTTTTAAATACAAAAAAATATACACCATTTTTAGATAAGGTTTTAACAGTTTTATTTTTTGTTGCATTTTTAAGATTAATAATTTCATTTCCTGATTCTTTATTTTTACTAATTTATATTATTTGTGCTGTTTCTATATATATAAAAACAAAAGCTAAACCTATAATTTTTTATATTATTGGGTGGACAATTATTATTTTGACCTATATTTTTGTAGAATTTTTAACTGATTTTATTAATCAAGATATTGATCCTATATTTATTATTGATTTAATACATCTATTCGCTCCTTTAGAATCATTAATTTTTGCATTTGCTCTTTCCTATAAAATGAAAATTAATGAAGATGAAAAAGAAGAGAAACAAAAATTACTTATTCATCAAAGTAGACTCTCTTCTTTGGGAGAAATGATAAGTAATATTACTCATCAATGGAGACAATCATTAACACATTTAGGGTATATATTTATAAATATTAATGGGGCTTTTAAACATAATAAATTAGATAAAATCTATTTAGAAGATAAAATAACTGAAGCAAATAATCAACTTCAGTATATGTCTGAAACATTAGAAGATTTTAAGAATTTCTATTTTCCTAAAAAAGAAAAAAATAATTTTAGTGCTTTAACCTATATTCAAAAAGCTATAAATATTTTTTCTAGTTCATTACAAGTAAATAATATAGATACAAAAATAAGTGGCGATGATTTTTATATCTACGGTCATGAAAATGAGTTCTCTCAAGTTGTATTAAATCTTTTAGTTAACGCAAAAGATGTTTTTATTGAAAGAAATATTAAAAACCCTGAAATTCAAATAATTCTTGAAAAAGATTTAATTTTAATATCAGATAATGCAGGTGGTATTGATAAAAAAATACAAGAAAAAATTTTTGAACCTTATTTTTCAACTAAATCCAATGGTAGTGGTATAGGTCTTTACATGTCAAAGATAATAATTGAAAAAGGTTTCAATGGTAAGCTTTATTTCAAAAATAGTGGAATATATAGCATTTTTTTTATTGATTTAAAATGATTATTTATTTTTCTAAGATAGTAATCTTTATAAAATCTTGATTTTTTTTATATAATTTTGATTCTGTCTTTACAAAGTTTCTAATATAATGGACAAAATATCTCATAAAGGGAATATCACATGTCCATTTCTAATATTATTATGCTAACTATTTTAGGCATATTAACTCTAATTTTATTGATTAAATTACCAAAAGCTTGATATGAAAAATTTTTTAATTAAATACAAGCAGTATAGCTATATATTAAAAGCTTTGGGAATACTATTAATAATTACATTTATTAGTCATGTTTTTAGAAGTTCTTTAGATATTATAAATATTACTTTGATACACATAATTCCAGTTATCGTTGTGGCAATTCATGGAAATATTAAGGCCACTTTAGTTATGACTTTATTAAGTGTTATTTTTCTAAATTTTTTATATATTCCTCCTCTTTACAGTTTTTCAGTTCATAATGAACTTTATGTTTGGAGTTTTTTTATATTTGGAATTGTTGGTTGGATTATTACTATTCAAGCAAAAAATTTAAATACACAAACAAAACAAAACGAACTCAGAGAGAGTTTATTACATATTATTTCTCACGATTTGAGAACTCCACTTTCTTCGATTCACGGAAGTATAAATTTAATATTATCAAATGATAATCTTGATGAAAAAAGCAAATATAATCTTTATGAAGATATAAATTATGCTTCTTTAAGAATGAAAAGACTTATTACTAATATTTTAGATAGTACAAGATTATCAAGTGGAAATATTGATTTAAAACTAGAGTGGTGTGATTTTGAAGATATAGTAGGTGTTGCATTAAATGAGTTTTCACAAAAACAAAATGATGAAGTACTTCAAATAAAAATTGACGAACTTAGTCTATTTTGGGGAGATAATACCTTACTTACCCAGTTAATTATTAATTTACTTGATAATGCTTTTAAATACTCTAAACCTGATACAAAAATATATTTCGAAATAATAAATTTTAACAATTTTATAAAAATAAAAGTTTTTAATGAAACAGAATATATTGATAAAAAGAAAATAAAAAATATTTTTGATAAGTTTTATAGATTTGAAGATACAAATGACATTTCAGGAAGTGGAATAGGTTTAGCTATTTGTAAAAGTATTGTTAAACTTCACAATGGTGATATTAAAGCAATCCCTGAACATAATGGCATTTTGATAGAAATAGAGTTACCAATTGTAAAGAGAGCAAAATTATTATGAAACAACATTTAATACATATAATAGAAGATGATTTATCAGTTAAAAAATTATTAGAAATTACTTTTAAAGAGTATGAGTTTAATTATATTTCAAGTGAAAGTAAAAAAAATGCATTAATGATGTTTTTGAGTCACAATCCTGATTTATTAATAGTAGATTTAGGTTTAAGTGATGGAGATGGAAAGGATTTAATAAAACAAATTAGAGAAATCTCAAAACTTCCAATTATCGTTTTAACAGCAAGACATGATGAAAAAGAGATAGTTGCTGCTTTAGATGCAGGGGCTGATGATTATATTACTAAACCTTTTTCTGTAAATGAGTTATTAGCAAGAATTAGAGCAAATTTAAGAAGAAAAATCAGTGATGAAACGGAACTTAATAGTAAATTTGTTTGTAATGAATTAGAACTTGATATTACTTCAAGAAATATATTATTAAAAGGTGAAAATCTAAAATTAACTCCAATAGAGTACGAATTACTAAAATATTTTATGTTACATACAAATAAAACTTTGACACATAAACAAATACTTCAAGAAGTTTGGGGAACAGGTTATCAAAATGAAATGCAATATTTAAGAACTTATGTAAATACTTTAAGAAAAAAGATTGAAGAAAATTCTACAAGACCAAAATATATAAAAACTGAATCTGGTATTGGTTATAGATTTAGTTGCAATCAAGAATTGTAGGAAATTTTATGCAACATAAATATATAAAATCAATATTTTTGGGTTATGTTTTAATTATTTTTATTGGAGCAATAATTTTATCATCACCTATTTGCCATATTGGTGAATTAAAATTTATTGACGCTCTTTTTACATCAGCCAGTGCAACTACAGTTACTGGATTAATAGTAACAAGTACTTCAGAAAATTTCACTTTTTGGGGAGAGTTTATTATTTTAGCTCTTATTCAAATGGGTGGAATTGGGTATATGACTTTGGTAATAATCTTTTTTTTATTTATTAAACAAAAATTAAATATAGATGAAAAAAGAGCAATGAAGTTATCTTTAGATTTACCAAGTCTACATGTTATTAGTTTTGTAAAAAGAATTGTATTATTCATATTATTTATAGAATTTATTGGTGCAATTATTTTAACTGTTCAATTTCTTGATAAATATGAATTTATGGATGC from Arcobacter venerupis includes these protein-coding regions:
- a CDS encoding sensor histidine kinase → MKIIIYVLLIINLLYAKDISSIEIIENNNFNFNTIKSAEGFQKTTDFIKFNSSKDYWLKITFNNKGNENKDYILIIDSKLSINPILFDKNEFFIENNAIEIKNRDIIFAKIFTPIEEINLKISTKEKNNYLIDLMKKKELYNISYGIIFTAFLYYFAFFIFNKEKSFIYYSLTQFFILFMIYFSDKQYCLSYGFYDFIVFGFLISSNLFTKEFLNTKKYTPFLDKVLTVLFFVAFLRLIISFPDSLFLLIYIICAVSIYIKTKAKPIIFYIIGWTIIILTYIFVEFLTDFINQDIDPIFIIDLIHLFAPLESLIFAFALSYKMKINEDEKEEKQKLLIHQSRLSSLGEMISNITHQWRQSLTHLGYIFININGAFKHNKLDKIYLEDKITEANNQLQYMSETLEDFKNFYFPKKEKNNFSALTYIQKAINIFSSSLQVNNIDTKISGDDFYIYGHENEFSQVVLNLLVNAKDVFIERNIKNPEIQIILEKDLILISDNAGGIDKKIQEKIFEPYFSTKSNGSGIGLYMSKIIIEKGFNGKLYFKNSGIYSIFFIDLK
- a CDS encoding sensor histidine kinase is translated as MKNFLIKYKQYSYILKALGILLIITFISHVFRSSLDIINITLIHIIPVIVVAIHGNIKATLVMTLLSVIFLNFLYIPPLYSFSVHNELYVWSFFIFGIVGWIITIQAKNLNTQTKQNELRESLLHIISHDLRTPLSSIHGSINLILSNDNLDEKSKYNLYEDINYASLRMKRLITNILDSTRLSSGNIDLKLEWCDFEDIVGVALNEFSQKQNDEVLQIKIDELSLFWGDNTLLTQLIINLLDNAFKYSKPDTKIYFEIINFNNFIKIKVFNETEYIDKKKIKNIFDKFYRFEDTNDISGSGIGLAICKSIVKLHNGDIKAIPEHNGILIEIELPIVKRAKLL
- a CDS encoding winged helix-turn-helix domain-containing protein; the protein is MKQHLIHIIEDDLSVKKLLEITFKEYEFNYISSESKKNALMMFLSHNPDLLIVDLGLSDGDGKDLIKQIREISKLPIIVLTARHDEKEIVAALDAGADDYITKPFSVNELLARIRANLRRKISDETELNSKFVCNELELDITSRNILLKGENLKLTPIEYELLKYFMLHTNKTLTHKQILQEVWGTGYQNEMQYLRTYVNTLRKKIEENSTRPKYIKTESGIGYRFSCNQEL